Proteins found in one Solitalea lacus genomic segment:
- a CDS encoding isoprenyl transferase, giving the protein MSFKEKIDINRLPRHIAVIMDGNGRWAKEKGKLRVFGHQNGVKAVRDTVEAAAELGVEYLTLYAFSTENWNRPALEVTALMELLVATINKETKTLMENNVRLNAFGDLKSLPSKCYKELMEAIDKTRNNKGLTLNLALSYSARWELIQMAQKLAQQVENKELASTDISEDVVSSLLCTAGMPDPELLIRTSGEYRVSNFLLWQIAYSELYFTDIFWPDFRREQLYEAIANYQGRERRFGKTSEQVI; this is encoded by the coding sequence ATGAGTTTTAAGGAAAAGATTGATATAAATCGTTTGCCACGTCACATTGCCGTCATTATGGATGGTAACGGCCGATGGGCGAAAGAGAAAGGGAAATTACGGGTTTTCGGGCATCAAAACGGAGTAAAAGCTGTTAGAGATACAGTTGAAGCCGCTGCCGAACTTGGAGTTGAATATCTTACTTTGTATGCTTTTTCAACCGAGAATTGGAATCGGCCTGCTTTAGAGGTGACTGCACTTATGGAGCTATTGGTTGCCACCATTAATAAAGAAACCAAAACATTGATGGAAAACAATGTCCGTCTTAATGCTTTTGGTGATTTGAAATCATTGCCTTCAAAATGTTATAAAGAATTAATGGAGGCAATAGACAAAACCCGTAACAATAAAGGTTTAACATTAAACTTGGCGCTAAGCTACAGTGCGCGTTGGGAATTGATCCAAATGGCACAAAAGCTGGCTCAACAGGTAGAAAATAAAGAATTAGCATCTACCGACATATCAGAAGACGTTGTTTCTTCGTTATTGTGTACAGCAGGTATGCCTGATCCTGAATTGTTGATTCGTACTAGTGGAGAGTATCGTGTCAGCAATTTCTTGTTGTGGCAAATTGCATATTCTGAGTTATATTTTACAGATATCTTTTGGCCTGATTTCAGGCGGGAGCAACTGTATGAAGCTATTGCAAATTATCAAGGCCGTGAACGACGTTTCGGCAAAACAAGTGAACAAGTTATCTAA
- the bamA gene encoding outer membrane protein assembly factor BamA, producing the protein MKRTLLTALLTLLLFNLTHAQIIYKPQARPQVDPNSPKEYIIGGITVSGTQSLDNDVLITISKLKVGERIKVPGEKIANSIKDLWAQGLFDDVQINITDIRQDSIFLELYLLERPRLSKVIFRGLKKSEVDDLNEKKLKDITGKVVNENLVQTTTLIVKNYFVDKGYYNTEVMATQRPDSLSGRTALVLTVDKHTKVKVNTITFEGNTALSNAKLKKYMKNTKERKAYKIFGSKKYLEAKYEEDKKEVIKKYNQRGFRDAAIVMDTVYSHDMASVDINVKISEGRKYYFGDIKWVGNAIYKADVLEKLLAIKKGDVYDEEKLEKRLRNSPSEDDVSSMYLNNGYLFFNVNPVQTSVKNDTINLEMQIFEGEQATINKVLVNGNDRTNDKVVLREIRTKPGDKFNKSLLIRTVRELNQLGYFDEQKTSPDVKPNQQDGTVDLAYNVTEKPSDQLELSGGFGGGRIIGTLGLTFNNFSLRKLFTKDWGGILPAGDGQKLSLRVQSNGKYYQAYSFSFSEPWLGGDKPRYFTVSFTHTNQNLYGYDRSNPNYSGLQLTGVSLGLGQRLKWPDDYFTLNTSAAFNRYNFTNYQGFYQFPTGTSYTLSLTETLGRNSIDAPIYPTSGSNVQLSVELTPPYSLINGRDYSDPNLAPQTKYKFTEFHRWKFDAGWYTKAASSSKFVFHMGMHLGFLGYYNKDIGTTQFDRWKVGGSGLQGYDYIQGVEIIPLRGYADNSIVPEGYPQNYYSGSPIYARYLFELRHPITLNQQATIFALAFAEAGNTWNNFYTFQPFNVKRSVGAGVRIFLPIFGMLGLDYGYGFDSVAPIPGGGKANKGQFHFSIAQQLGAGF; encoded by the coding sequence ATGAAGAGGACCCTTTTAACAGCGCTTTTAACTTTATTGCTGTTCAACTTAACCCATGCCCAAATTATTTATAAGCCACAAGCCAGGCCTCAAGTTGACCCTAACTCACCTAAGGAATACATTATTGGCGGTATCACCGTAAGTGGTACACAGTCATTAGATAATGATGTCCTGATTACTATCTCAAAATTAAAAGTTGGTGAACGTATAAAAGTTCCCGGAGAAAAAATAGCTAATTCTATTAAAGACCTTTGGGCTCAGGGACTGTTTGACGATGTTCAAATTAATATTACTGATATCCGTCAAGATTCAATTTTCCTTGAATTATACTTATTGGAACGGCCACGTTTATCAAAAGTAATTTTTAGAGGATTAAAAAAATCAGAGGTTGATGATTTAAATGAGAAAAAACTGAAAGATATTACTGGTAAGGTAGTAAATGAAAATCTTGTTCAAACCACAACTCTTATTGTTAAAAATTACTTTGTTGATAAGGGATATTATAATACTGAGGTTATGGCCACGCAACGTCCTGACTCACTATCCGGACGAACCGCATTGGTATTAACTGTTGATAAGCACACCAAAGTAAAAGTAAACACGATTACTTTTGAAGGTAATACTGCGCTTTCAAACGCAAAGCTTAAAAAGTACATGAAGAACACCAAAGAGCGTAAAGCATATAAAATCTTTGGATCCAAAAAATACCTTGAAGCCAAGTACGAAGAGGATAAGAAAGAGGTTATTAAAAAATACAACCAACGTGGTTTTCGTGATGCAGCTATTGTGATGGATACTGTTTATAGTCATGATATGGCTTCGGTCGACATTAATGTTAAAATTTCAGAAGGCCGTAAATATTATTTTGGTGATATTAAGTGGGTTGGCAACGCTATTTATAAAGCTGATGTTTTAGAAAAACTATTGGCTATAAAGAAAGGCGATGTATATGACGAAGAAAAGCTTGAAAAACGTTTGCGCAACAGCCCTTCGGAAGATGATGTATCATCAATGTATTTAAATAACGGTTATTTATTTTTTAATGTTAACCCTGTACAAACCAGCGTTAAGAACGATACGATTAACCTTGAAATGCAAATTTTCGAAGGTGAGCAGGCTACTATTAACAAGGTTTTAGTAAATGGTAATGATCGTACTAATGATAAAGTCGTATTGCGCGAAATAAGAACTAAACCAGGTGATAAGTTCAATAAGTCCTTATTAATTCGTACCGTACGTGAATTAAATCAACTTGGTTATTTTGACGAGCAAAAAACAAGTCCAGATGTAAAACCTAACCAACAAGATGGCACGGTTGATCTAGCCTACAATGTAACTGAAAAGCCTTCAGATCAATTAGAGCTTTCAGGAGGTTTCGGCGGAGGACGTATCATTGGTACACTTGGTTTAACATTCAATAACTTCTCACTACGTAAGTTGTTTACCAAAGACTGGGGGGGGATCTTACCAGCAGGTGATGGACAAAAGCTTTCGTTACGTGTACAATCAAATGGTAAGTATTATCAGGCCTATAGTTTTTCTTTCTCAGAGCCTTGGTTAGGAGGAGATAAGCCTCGCTATTTTACAGTTAGCTTTACCCATACTAATCAAAATCTTTATGGTTATGATCGTTCTAATCCGAACTATTCTGGCTTACAGTTAACAGGTGTTTCTTTAGGTTTAGGACAACGCTTGAAATGGCCTGATGACTATTTTACACTAAATACATCTGCTGCATTTAATAGGTATAATTTCACAAACTACCAGGGCTTTTATCAATTCCCTACAGGTACTTCGTATACGTTAAGTTTGACAGAGACACTTGGCCGCAACTCAATTGATGCGCCTATTTATCCAACTTCAGGTTCAAACGTACAGCTTAGTGTTGAGTTGACTCCTCCGTATTCATTAATTAACGGACGTGATTACTCTGATCCAAATTTGGCTCCTCAAACCAAGTATAAATTTACAGAGTTTCACCGTTGGAAATTTGATGCCGGATGGTATACTAAGGCTGCTTCATCAAGCAAGTTTGTATTTCACATGGGAATGCACTTAGGTTTCTTAGGATACTATAATAAAGATATTGGTACAACCCAGTTTGATCGTTGGAAAGTAGGAGGTAGCGGTTTGCAAGGGTATGATTATATTCAAGGTGTTGAGATCATTCCTTTGCGCGGTTATGCCGATAACTCAATTGTTCCGGAGGGATATCCTCAGAACTATTATTCAGGTAGTCCTATTTATGCACGTTATTTGTTTGAGCTACGCCATCCAATTACACTTAATCAACAGGCAACTATCTTTGCATTGGCTTTTGCTGAGGCAGGTAACACTTGGAATAATTTCTATACGTTTCAACCGTTTAATGTTAAGCGCTCAGTAGGTGCAGGCGTTCGTATCTTTTTGCCAATTTTTGGTATGTTAGGTTTAGATTACGGTTACGGCTTTGATAGTGTAGCACCAATTCCAGGTGGTGGAAAAGCAAATAAAGGCCAGTTCCACTTCTCTATTGCACAACAGTTAGGAGCAGGGTTCTAA
- a CDS encoding OmpH family outer membrane protein, which yields MKRILLTLMLITSFGTLALKAQKIGYVDTEYVLKHMPEYTSAQKQINALSEQWQKEVDQKFNEVDALYKAYQSEQMLLTDAMRKKREEEIVKKEKEAKDFQKQKFGPEGELFAKQKSLVKPIQDKVYKVIEQIAEDGMYAIIFDKSNGMLYSSPRYDKSNDVLAKLGLKPGEFAK from the coding sequence ATGAAAAGAATTCTTTTAACATTAATGCTTATTACCTCTTTTGGAACTTTGGCTTTAAAAGCTCAGAAAATTGGTTACGTTGATACGGAATATGTGTTAAAGCACATGCCTGAATATACATCTGCTCAAAAACAAATCAATGCATTGTCAGAACAATGGCAAAAAGAAGTTGACCAGAAGTTTAATGAGGTAGATGCTCTTTATAAAGCATATCAATCTGAGCAAATGCTTTTAACAGATGCTATGCGTAAAAAGCGTGAAGAAGAAATTGTAAAAAAAGAAAAAGAAGCCAAAGATTTTCAAAAGCAAAAGTTTGGTCCTGAAGGTGAGTTATTTGCAAAGCAAAAATCATTGGTTAAACCCATTCAGGATAAAGTTTATAAGGTAATTGAACAAATTGCTGAAGACGGAATGTATGCTATTATTTTTGATAAGTCAAATGGAATGCTATATTCGAGCCCGCGTTATGATAAAAGTAACGATGTGCTTGCCAAACTAGGGTTAAAGCCAGGAGAATTTGCCAAGTAA
- a CDS encoding OmpH family outer membrane protein: MKTIKVLVAAVVLLIFAGNANAQAKFGHINVNELIAAMPDIKVADKAVQDFGATLDSQLKTMGTEYQTKVADFQSKEKTMTEAIKETKIKEIQDLEKRIGEFQENARQQLGKKQEEVYAPVLKKAEEAIKTVAKENNIAYVFDSSKGVLIQFPEGDNILPLVKKKLGIQ, from the coding sequence ATGAAAACAATTAAAGTTTTAGTTGCGGCAGTAGTGCTGTTGATTTTTGCCGGTAATGCTAATGCGCAAGCCAAATTTGGCCACATTAACGTAAATGAGCTGATTGCTGCAATGCCTGACATTAAAGTTGCTGATAAAGCTGTTCAGGATTTTGGCGCTACTTTAGATTCACAGTTGAAAACCATGGGTACTGAATATCAGACTAAGGTTGCTGACTTCCAGTCAAAAGAGAAAACTATGACAGAAGCCATTAAAGAAACTAAGATTAAAGAGATTCAGGATCTAGAGAAAAGAATTGGAGAGTTTCAAGAAAATGCCAGACAGCAGTTGGGTAAGAAACAAGAAGAGGTTTATGCACCGGTATTAAAAAAGGCTGAAGAAGCTATTAAAACCGTTGCAAAAGAAAACAACATTGCCTATGTTTTCGATTCGAGCAAAGGTGTGTTAATTCAATTCCCTGAAGGAGATAACATTTTACCATTGGTTAAAAAGAAATTAGGTATTCAATAA
- the cfa gene encoding cyclopropane fatty acyl phospholipid synthase: MKSIALATPATSFYERKVKAIIERTGIIVNGTNTFDIVVNNPHFYQRVLANGSLGLGDSYVDGWWDCTRIDEFFTKLLESGVEQKAKLDWSTRLAGLEAKVLNFQNIREAARNASFHYNLGNELFTQMLDKRLTYTCAYWKSATTLDDAQEAKLELTCKKLHLQPGMHVLDIGCGWGSFAKYAAEKYQVKVTGINVSTEQLALGRKLCKGLPIELIQTDYRKVNKQFDRIVSLGMFEHVGLKNYRTYFELINRCLKPDGLSLLHTIGANFSAIHSDPWISKYIFPNCLIPSLKQISQALENLMVIEDVHNFGPDYDKTLMAWHKNFVTNWPKLKDKYDERFYRMWTYYLLCCAGSFRARYTQLWQLVLSKGNQSVYESIR; encoded by the coding sequence ATGAAATCAATTGCATTGGCAACACCGGCAACCTCATTTTATGAAAGAAAAGTTAAAGCTATAATTGAACGAACCGGGATAATCGTTAATGGTACAAATACATTCGATATAGTAGTAAATAATCCACATTTTTACCAAAGAGTATTGGCTAATGGCTCTCTAGGTTTGGGGGATTCTTATGTTGATGGTTGGTGGGACTGTACCAGAATTGATGAGTTTTTCACTAAGCTACTTGAGAGTGGAGTGGAACAAAAAGCAAAACTTGACTGGAGTACCCGGCTTGCTGGTTTAGAAGCAAAAGTGTTAAACTTTCAGAACATAAGGGAAGCAGCACGAAATGCATCATTTCATTACAATTTAGGAAATGAGTTATTTACCCAAATGCTGGATAAGCGCCTTACTTACACCTGTGCCTACTGGAAATCTGCAACAACATTGGATGATGCTCAAGAAGCTAAACTTGAGTTGACCTGTAAAAAATTACATCTACAACCAGGCATGCATGTTTTAGATATTGGATGTGGCTGGGGAAGTTTTGCCAAATACGCTGCTGAAAAATATCAAGTTAAGGTAACCGGAATAAATGTATCAACCGAGCAGCTGGCACTGGGAAGGAAACTTTGTAAGGGTCTGCCTATAGAACTAATTCAAACCGATTACCGTAAAGTAAATAAGCAATTTGATCGAATTGTTTCACTGGGGATGTTTGAGCATGTAGGATTAAAGAATTACAGAACTTATTTTGAACTAATAAACCGATGCTTGAAGCCTGATGGTCTTTCCCTTTTACATACTATTGGAGCCAATTTCTCTGCCATACACTCAGACCCATGGATCTCTAAATATATTTTCCCAAATTGTTTAATCCCCAGCTTAAAGCAAATTAGCCAAGCACTTGAAAACTTAATGGTAATAGAAGATGTCCATAATTTTGGCCCTGATTATGATAAAACATTAATGGCATGGCATAAAAATTTCGTTACCAATTGGCCTAAGTTGAAAGATAAGTATGATGAACGATTTTATCGTATGTGGACGTACTATTTACTGTGTTGTGCAGGTTCGTTTAGAGCAAGGTACACACAATTATGGCAATTAGTTCTTTCAAAAGGAAACCAAAGTGTATATGAATCTATAAGATAG
- a CDS encoding MCP four helix bundle domain-containing protein, with product MKWAFTIKQKIKAASLLVLVFVIVLAKNIIDRNNVLELGESFSVVYEDRLLAESYIYHFAEHLYQKKLMFKNNEITTVSQGLKDKIAFHNRSIDSITAFYDKTTLTKNEAVYYNEFKKAVTELKRNEETYLNSSLRPGETAVAVNQMNKQLNLALLKLNQLSQIQITEGKLLNDDSKKIVSGSKILTQLELGILIIIGLIIQVLIFTSGEIVAKQPPRHPSLN from the coding sequence ATGAAATGGGCATTTACTATTAAGCAAAAGATTAAAGCAGCCTCGTTGCTTGTCCTTGTATTTGTTATTGTCTTGGCTAAGAATATTATAGATCGTAATAATGTTTTGGAGTTAGGAGAATCCTTTTCTGTAGTTTATGAAGATAGATTGCTGGCTGAAAGTTACATTTATCACTTTGCAGAACATCTATATCAGAAAAAATTAATGTTTAAAAACAATGAGATTACAACAGTGAGTCAGGGTTTAAAAGATAAAATAGCTTTTCATAATAGAAGTATTGATAGCATTACTGCATTTTATGATAAAACTACATTAACCAAGAATGAAGCTGTTTATTATAATGAGTTTAAAAAAGCAGTAACTGAACTAAAAAGAAATGAAGAAACTTATCTGAATAGTTCTTTGCGCCCAGGTGAAACGGCTGTAGCTGTTAATCAGATGAATAAACAGTTGAATTTAGCATTGCTCAAGTTGAACCAACTTTCGCAAATTCAGATTACAGAAGGCAAATTGTTGAATGATGATTCTAAAAAGATTGTTTCAGGTTCTAAAATTTTAACTCAATTGGAACTTGGCATATTAATTATCATTGGGTTAATTATACAAGTTCTTATTTTTACCTCTGGAGAAATAGTTGCTAAACAGCCTCCTCGTCATCCAAGCCTGAATTGA
- the bla gene encoding class A beta-lactamase, subclass A2 — protein sequence MTFMSFTAVYAQSLRNQIEQISQKARGNVGIAVLNLESGDSITFNGNYHFPMQSVYKFPLAMAVLHAVDKGVLNLSQKIYLTKRDLLPNTWSPLRDKYPAANVNVTIKELLHYTVSLSDNNGCDILFRLMGGPKKVEEYVHALGVKEIAIVATEEEMHQAWDVQYTNWSKPTAMLQLFKLFYNSKVLSDSSTKFLWDEMAKSPTGMQRLRGQLPDKTVVAHKTGTSGAKDGITGAINDAGIIVLPNGQHLAIVVFISNSLANDKVQEEVIANIAKAVWDSELAKK from the coding sequence ATGACTTTTATGTCATTTACTGCTGTGTACGCCCAATCGTTACGTAATCAAATTGAACAAATTTCACAAAAGGCCAGAGGCAATGTTGGAATAGCAGTTCTGAACCTTGAAAGCGGAGACTCAATAACATTTAATGGAAATTATCATTTTCCTATGCAGAGTGTCTATAAGTTTCCATTAGCCATGGCAGTTTTACATGCCGTAGACAAAGGAGTGTTAAACCTAAGCCAGAAAATCTATTTAACCAAAAGAGATCTTTTGCCCAATACTTGGAGCCCATTAAGAGATAAATATCCTGCAGCAAATGTGAATGTTACAATTAAAGAACTATTACATTATACAGTTTCTTTAAGTGATAATAACGGTTGTGATATTTTATTCAGATTGATGGGTGGACCTAAAAAAGTTGAGGAATATGTGCATGCACTGGGAGTTAAAGAAATTGCGATAGTTGCTACTGAAGAAGAAATGCATCAGGCCTGGGATGTTCAGTATACCAATTGGAGTAAACCAACTGCAATGCTGCAATTATTCAAATTATTTTATAATAGTAAAGTTTTATCGGATTCAAGCACTAAATTTCTTTGGGACGAAATGGCCAAAAGTCCTACTGGCATGCAACGTCTGAGAGGGCAGTTGCCTGATAAAACTGTTGTAGCTCACAAAACAGGTACATCGGGGGCAAAGGATGGAATAACTGGAGCCATAAACGATGCCGGTATAATTGTGCTGCCTAACGGACAACATTTGGCAATCGTAGTTTTTATTTCTAATTCTTTAGCCAATGATAAGGTTCAAGAAGAAGTAATAGCAAATATTGCAAAGGCGGTTTGGGATTCGGAACTTGCAAAAAAATAG
- a CDS encoding alpha/beta fold hydrolase, with protein MKKIKFLLILLGFVLLCINVFATEKSFNVEIAGDGKQTVILIPGFTCSGDVWNETIVHLKQKFKCYKLTMAGFAGSKAQENPALKNWEEDIAKFIDEQKLVKPIVIGHSMGGTLAMMLASDYPDKVGKIVVVDAIPCLPAMFNPTFKCTENPDCSQMITTYTQMDDAKFAQNQLAGIKRLVADTSKYNLITKWGIDTDRKTYGKLLCDLSNVDLRDRIASISCPSLILLEAPFKQFDSVMKVQFAKLNGSKIAYSDKALHFIMYDDKEWYLNQLANFLN; from the coding sequence ATGAAAAAGATAAAATTTCTACTGATTCTTTTAGGCTTTGTCCTTTTATGCATAAACGTGTTTGCTACTGAAAAATCATTTAATGTGGAAATTGCCGGAGATGGAAAACAGACCGTTATCCTTATTCCTGGTTTTACTTGCTCCGGAGATGTTTGGAATGAAACCATTGTTCATTTAAAACAAAAGTTTAAATGCTATAAACTAACAATGGCTGGTTTCGCAGGTTCAAAGGCACAAGAGAATCCAGCTTTAAAAAATTGGGAGGAGGATATCGCCAAATTTATTGACGAACAAAAGCTTGTAAAGCCAATTGTTATCGGTCATAGCATGGGTGGAACTTTAGCAATGATGTTAGCTTCCGATTACCCGGATAAAGTTGGTAAAATAGTGGTTGTTGATGCTATTCCTTGCCTTCCAGCTATGTTTAATCCTACATTTAAGTGCACAGAAAATCCTGATTGTTCTCAAATGATAACTACCTATACTCAAATGGATGATGCTAAGTTTGCCCAAAATCAATTGGCAGGCATTAAGCGCTTGGTTGCTGATACTTCAAAATATAACTTAATTACGAAATGGGGTATTGATACTGACCGCAAAACTTATGGTAAGTTGTTATGCGATCTATCAAATGTTGATTTGCGTGACCGTATCGCTTCAATTAGTTGTCCATCGTTGATTTTGCTTGAAGCTCCTTTTAAACAATTTGACTCTGTTATGAAGGTTCAATTTGCAAAACTGAACGGATCAAAAATCGCTTACTCTGATAAAGCCTTACATTTTATTATGTATGATGATAAAGAATGGTATTTAAACCAATTGGCTAATTTTCTCAACTAA
- a CDS encoding RNA polymerase sigma factor: MTFEEIYQAYSPKVYRLCMGYVNDSDLAKDLTQESFISVWQNLSKFRNDSAIGTWIFRIAANNCLRQLEKEKWVMKAELPTELEDVIQEGSNVQEKLLFKFIAELEETDRLIISLELEELPQAQIAEIIGISEGNIRVKIHRIKEKILKKFQQHEQLQRYKTTLA, from the coding sequence ATGACCTTTGAAGAAATCTATCAAGCCTATTCACCGAAAGTGTACAGGTTATGCATGGGGTACGTTAACGATAGTGATTTAGCCAAAGATCTTACCCAAGAATCGTTTATATCGGTTTGGCAAAATTTATCTAAGTTCAGGAATGATTCAGCTATAGGTACTTGGATTTTTAGAATTGCTGCAAATAACTGTTTACGGCAATTGGAAAAAGAGAAGTGGGTAATGAAAGCAGAATTGCCGACAGAATTAGAAGACGTAATTCAGGAAGGTTCAAATGTACAGGAAAAACTTTTGTTTAAGTTTATTGCTGAATTGGAGGAAACCGATCGTTTAATCATTTCCCTTGAATTGGAGGAGTTACCTCAGGCTCAAATCGCTGAAATTATAGGCATTTCAGAAGGGAATATTAGAGTGAAAATTCATCGTATTAAAGAAAAAATCCTTAAAAAATTTCAACAACATGAACAGCTTCAACGATATAAAACAACTTTGGCATAA
- a CDS encoding DUF1569 domain-containing protein: protein MKTVLNKADNNEIIERINQLTAVTKPLWGIMNVAQMLAHCQAPMRVALETKSVKQSFVGFLLGGWAKRQFLGDKPFRKNLPTDKTFIVADERDFTKEKAKIIEMLTSFADQGSSSIIQSVHPFFGNMTADEWGMLLWKHLDHHLQQFGV, encoded by the coding sequence ATGAAAACTGTTTTAAACAAGGCCGATAATAACGAAATTATAGAGAGAATAAATCAATTAACAGCAGTAACTAAACCACTTTGGGGAATAATGAATGTGGCTCAAATGCTAGCACATTGTCAGGCACCTATGCGCGTGGCCCTAGAAACCAAGTCTGTTAAACAAAGTTTTGTAGGGTTTTTGTTAGGCGGTTGGGCCAAAAGGCAATTTTTAGGTGATAAACCTTTTAGAAAGAATTTGCCTACTGATAAAACATTTATTGTCGCCGATGAACGAGATTTTACTAAAGAAAAAGCAAAGATCATTGAAATGCTTACAAGTTTTGCCGATCAAGGGTCATCCTCGATAATACAGTCAGTACATCCATTTTTTGGTAACATGACAGCTGACGAATGGGGGATGCTTCTCTGGAAGCATCTCGATCATCATTTGCAGCAGTTTGGTGTATAA
- a CDS encoding aminopeptidase P family protein, with amino-acid sequence MKYTEKLSAIRMQMQQNGVDAYIIPSSDPHISEYLPDHYKCLEWTSGFTGSAGTLVITQNFAGLWTDARYFVQADDQLKDSGFELVKLKIQHTPEYIEWLTEQLLKGATVAFDGWLASAELVKVMRSGFNRFNFKLKSDADFLSPIWENRPAFLNNPTFLLPESTTGESTESKIARLRSAMHKNQVDFHLISSMDDIAWLLNVRGSDVECNPLVLSHIMVSAQEVVWFVNDSRIESFDKTTLANAGVSIKPYEAFTADIAQIPAGKAVLIDPKKLCQRAYESIPVGVNIIEGTNPTTLFKAIKNSVEQEHIRHTMVKDGVAMVKFLKWLEENIGKIKIDEISAAEKLLGFRAEQVGFVGESFGAISAYKGHAALPHYKSTPESNVELKPEGIYLIDSGGQYHTGTTDITRTISLGNPSFEEKKDYTLVLKGMIDLSMIRFPEGTKGYQMDAFSRQWLWKEGYNFGHGTGHGVGFFLNVHEGPQSISIAGGINVAFQPGMLNSNEPGIYRPEKHGIRIENLVICQEDVKTEFGQFLNFETVTICPIDKSLIQKELLSDTQLSWLNNYHLFVFDKLSPHLTAEEQSWLKEKTAAL; translated from the coding sequence ATGAAGTATACTGAAAAACTAAGTGCTATTCGGATGCAAATGCAGCAGAATGGTGTTGATGCCTATATAATTCCTTCTTCCGATCCGCATATTAGCGAATATTTACCTGATCATTATAAATGTTTAGAATGGACCTCAGGCTTTACAGGTTCTGCAGGTACATTGGTAATAACTCAAAACTTTGCAGGCCTATGGACTGATGCCCGTTATTTTGTTCAGGCAGATGATCAATTGAAAGATTCTGGATTTGAGCTTGTTAAACTAAAAATTCAACATACGCCTGAATATATCGAATGGTTAACTGAACAACTTTTGAAAGGAGCAACCGTTGCATTTGACGGATGGCTGGCTTCGGCTGAGTTAGTAAAAGTTATGCGCTCAGGTTTTAACCGATTTAATTTTAAACTGAAAAGCGATGCAGATTTTCTTTCGCCAATTTGGGAAAATCGTCCAGCTTTTTTAAATAATCCAACGTTTCTACTGCCTGAGTCAACCACCGGTGAATCTACAGAAAGTAAAATCGCCCGATTAAGAAGTGCAATGCATAAAAATCAGGTTGATTTTCATTTGATTTCATCGATGGATGATATTGCCTGGTTATTAAATGTTCGTGGTAGCGATGTAGAATGCAATCCATTAGTATTAAGTCATATAATGGTTTCGGCACAAGAGGTGGTTTGGTTTGTAAATGACAGCCGTATTGAATCGTTCGACAAAACTACTTTAGCTAATGCTGGGGTTTCAATTAAACCATATGAGGCTTTCACTGCTGACATTGCACAGATACCTGCTGGTAAAGCTGTATTGATTGACCCTAAAAAACTTTGCCAGCGAGCTTACGAGTCAATTCCTGTAGGTGTGAATATTATAGAGGGAACAAATCCAACTACTTTATTCAAGGCAATTAAAAACTCTGTCGAGCAAGAACACATTCGTCATACTATGGTGAAAGACGGTGTGGCTATGGTAAAGTTTTTGAAATGGCTAGAAGAAAATATAGGAAAAATTAAAATTGACGAGATTTCAGCTGCTGAAAAATTACTCGGGTTTCGCGCAGAACAAGTCGGATTTGTGGGAGAAAGCTTTGGAGCAATCTCGGCCTATAAAGGTCATGCAGCATTGCCACACTACAAATCTACTCCTGAAAGTAATGTGGAGTTGAAACCGGAGGGTATTTATTTAATTGATTCGGGGGGGCAATATCATACAGGTACCACCGATATAACTCGTACCATATCTTTGGGTAATCCTTCATTTGAAGAGAAGAAAGATTATACCCTGGTATTAAAAGGAATGATTGATTTGAGCATGATTCGTTTTCCTGAAGGTACTAAAGGTTATCAAATGGATGCGTTCTCGCGTCAGTGGTTATGGAAAGAAGGATACAACTTCGGACATGGTACTGGACATGGAGTTGGTTTCTTTTTAAATGTACACGAAGGCCCTCAGAGCATTAGCATTGCTGGTGGAATTAATGTGGCATTTCAACCGGGTATGCTAAACTCAAATGAACCGGGTATTTATCGTCCTGAAAAACATGGTATTCGTATAGAAAATTTAGTTATTTGTCAGGAAGATGTGAAAACTGAATTTGGTCAGTTTTTGAATTTCGAAACAGTTACTATTTGTCCGATTGATAAATCATTGATTCAAAAAGAACTGTTAAGTGACACGCAATTGAGTTGGTTGAATAATTATCATCTGTTTGTGTTTGATAAACTTTCACCACATTTAACTGCAGAAGAGCAAAGCTGGCTAAAAGAAAAAACAGCTGCTTTATAA